One Mycolicibacterium goodii genomic region harbors:
- a CDS encoding ABC transporter substrate-binding protein, whose product MNKTARNVLVVGLAAASLAGLAVGCSSSEGATPTPTGPAKVAPPTILTADTLKICAPNDGTPPSVYHDESGDLVGSEVDLGKAIAAQLGLKPEFVQSAFAAVIPTLQAKQCDVIMAQLYIKPEREKVVDFVPYVYSGTGIAVSEEHPAAITGMDDSLCGKKVMVAVGTTAEVLSQEQSDRCTAAGKPAVDINRNNHADVSIQQVQNGQVDAYLDTAETIGYYATKTGAQIQMAGEPFGTIKIGAATLKGNTALHDAIQQALETLEQDGTYDKILGEWGQSDLSIQK is encoded by the coding sequence GTGAACAAAACCGCTCGCAATGTTCTTGTCGTGGGTCTCGCCGCGGCGTCCCTTGCCGGACTGGCGGTCGGATGCTCGTCGTCGGAGGGGGCGACCCCCACGCCGACCGGACCCGCAAAGGTGGCGCCACCGACGATCCTCACCGCCGACACCTTGAAGATCTGCGCGCCGAACGACGGTACGCCGCCGAGTGTCTACCACGACGAAAGCGGGGATCTGGTCGGTAGCGAGGTGGACCTGGGCAAGGCCATCGCCGCGCAACTGGGCCTGAAGCCGGAGTTCGTGCAGTCCGCGTTCGCCGCGGTGATCCCCACGCTGCAGGCCAAACAGTGCGATGTGATCATGGCCCAGCTCTACATCAAGCCGGAGCGCGAGAAGGTGGTCGACTTCGTCCCCTACGTCTACTCGGGAACGGGCATCGCAGTCTCCGAAGAGCATCCCGCCGCGATCACCGGGATGGACGACAGTCTCTGCGGCAAGAAGGTGATGGTCGCCGTGGGCACGACGGCGGAGGTGCTGTCGCAGGAGCAGTCCGACCGTTGCACAGCCGCGGGCAAGCCGGCAGTCGACATCAACCGCAACAACCACGCCGACGTGTCGATCCAGCAGGTCCAGAACGGCCAGGTGGACGCCTATCTCGACACCGCCGAGACCATCGGTTATTACGCGACGAAGACCGGTGCGCAGATCCAGATGGCCGGCGAACCCTTCGGCACCATCAAGATCGGCGCGGCGACGTTGAAGGGGAACACCGCACTGCACGACGCGATCCAGCAGGCCCTCGAAACGCTCGAGCAGGACGGCACATACGACAAGATTCTCGGCGAGTGGGGCCAGAGCGACCTTTCGATCCAGAAGTGA
- a CDS encoding TetR/AcrR family transcriptional regulator: protein MKYTPGWQPTPVDWTSTRGRILLAASQLFAARGYFGTSTRDIADAVSIRQPSLFHHFSAKQEIFRTLVELDLGPSIDRVRDRLEEESTWGEKLHLTVACDVREILVQPFDARGLYQDAVLAMPEFVEERRGIELFHDLVEKLIRSGIGAGEFVDFEAGFVLRAANGVMFETLREQGGPTGRMRVQRPLQAADFVLRAVLVDPADLPRIRAITENRLVKGILPASR, encoded by the coding sequence GTGAAGTACACGCCGGGATGGCAGCCCACGCCGGTGGACTGGACGTCGACGCGGGGCAGGATCCTCCTTGCCGCGTCGCAATTGTTCGCTGCGCGTGGGTATTTCGGGACCTCGACGCGGGATATCGCCGACGCGGTCTCCATCCGGCAGCCGTCGCTGTTCCATCATTTCAGTGCGAAGCAGGAGATCTTCCGCACCCTGGTGGAGTTGGATCTCGGTCCGTCGATCGACCGGGTGCGGGATCGACTCGAGGAAGAGTCGACGTGGGGTGAGAAGCTCCATTTGACCGTCGCGTGCGACGTCCGTGAGATTCTCGTGCAGCCGTTCGATGCTCGCGGGCTGTACCAGGACGCCGTTCTGGCCATGCCGGAATTCGTCGAGGAGAGGCGGGGCATCGAACTGTTCCATGATCTGGTCGAAAAGCTCATCCGCTCCGGGATCGGTGCCGGTGAGTTCGTCGACTTCGAAGCGGGCTTCGTGCTGAGGGCGGCCAACGGCGTGATGTTCGAAACCTTGCGTGAGCAGGGCGGCCCGACCGGTCGGATGCGGGTGCAGCGGCCGCTCCAGGCCGCCGACTTCGTGTTGCGCGCTGTTCTGGTTGATCCGGCCGACCTTCCCCGTATCCGCGCGATCACCGAGAATCGCCTGGTCAAAGGCATCTTACCGGCCAGTCGGTGA
- the guaA gene encoding glutamine-hydrolyzing GMP synthase has product MASESPRPVLVIDYGAQYAQLIARRVREARVYSEVVPHTAGVEEIKAKDPQAIVLSGGPASVYSEGAPQLDPALFDLDVPVFGICYGFQAMAQALGGTVERTGTSEFGRTELNVNGGDLHSDLPATQPVWMSHGDAVTAAPEGFDVVASSAGAPVAGFENRARRLAGVQYHPEVLHSPHGQQVLSRFLHDFAGIDATWTPANIADQLIEAVREQIGDGRAICGLSGGVDSAVAAALVQRAIGDRLTCVFVDHGLLRAGERAQVQRDFVAATGAKLVTVDVADRFLEALTGVTNPEGKRKIIGREFIRAFEGAVRDLVEDDGTGDIDFLVQGTLYPDVVESGGGSGTANIKSHHNVGGLPDDLKFKLVEPLRLLFKDEVRAVGRELGLPEEIVARQPFPGPGLGIRIVGEVTAERLETLRRADAIAREELTAAGLDGQIWQCPVVLLADVRSVGVQGDGRTYGHPIVLRPVSSEDAMTADWTRVPYEVLERISTRITNEVREVNRVVLDITSKPPGTIEWE; this is encoded by the coding sequence GTGGCATCAGAATCTCCCCGCCCCGTTCTCGTCATCGACTATGGCGCGCAGTACGCCCAGCTGATCGCACGGCGGGTCCGTGAGGCACGGGTGTATTCGGAGGTTGTTCCGCACACCGCCGGTGTCGAAGAGATCAAGGCGAAGGATCCTCAGGCCATCGTGCTCTCGGGCGGACCGGCCAGCGTGTACAGCGAGGGCGCGCCGCAGCTCGACCCGGCGTTGTTCGACCTCGATGTTCCGGTGTTCGGCATCTGCTACGGCTTCCAGGCCATGGCGCAGGCGCTGGGCGGCACCGTCGAGCGCACCGGCACCAGCGAGTTCGGCCGCACCGAGTTGAACGTGAACGGTGGTGACCTGCACTCCGATCTGCCCGCCACGCAGCCGGTGTGGATGAGCCATGGTGACGCGGTGACCGCGGCGCCCGAGGGCTTCGACGTCGTCGCTTCCAGCGCCGGTGCCCCCGTCGCAGGCTTCGAGAACCGCGCGCGCCGTCTCGCCGGTGTCCAATATCACCCCGAGGTGCTGCATTCGCCGCACGGCCAGCAGGTGCTCAGCCGGTTCTTGCACGACTTCGCCGGGATCGATGCGACGTGGACACCCGCCAACATCGCCGATCAGTTGATCGAGGCGGTACGCGAGCAGATCGGTGACGGCCGCGCGATCTGCGGTCTGTCCGGCGGCGTGGACTCCGCGGTCGCCGCCGCTCTCGTGCAGCGCGCGATCGGGGACCGGTTGACCTGTGTGTTCGTCGACCACGGCCTGCTGCGTGCCGGTGAGCGCGCTCAGGTGCAGCGGGACTTCGTCGCCGCGACCGGCGCCAAGCTCGTGACCGTCGACGTCGCCGACCGGTTCCTTGAAGCGCTGACCGGCGTGACCAACCCCGAGGGCAAGCGCAAGATCATCGGCCGCGAGTTCATCCGGGCGTTCGAGGGTGCGGTGCGTGACCTTGTCGAAGATGACGGCACCGGGGACATCGACTTCCTGGTGCAGGGAACGCTGTACCCCGACGTCGTCGAATCCGGCGGCGGTAGCGGCACCGCCAACATCAAGAGCCACCACAACGTCGGCGGACTGCCCGACGACCTGAAGTTCAAGCTCGTCGAGCCGTTGCGGCTGCTGTTCAAAGACGAGGTGCGCGCGGTCGGCCGGGAACTCGGGCTACCGGAGGAAATCGTTGCGCGCCAACCATTCCCGGGTCCCGGGCTCGGTATCCGCATCGTCGGTGAGGTCACGGCGGAGCGGTTGGAGACGTTGCGCCGCGCCGATGCCATCGCGCGCGAGGAACTGACGGCCGCCGGTCTCGACGGTCAGATCTGGCAGTGTCCCGTGGTGCTGCTGGCCGACGTCCGCTCGGTCGGTGTGCAGGGTGACGGACGGACCTACGGACACCCGATCGTGCTGCGGCCGGTGTCGAGCGAAGATGCCATGACAGCCGACTGGACCCGCGTGCCCTACGAGGTGCTGGAACGGATTTCGACGCGCATCACCAACGAGGTGCGCGAGGTCAACCGCGTGGTACTCGACATCACGAGCAAGCCGCCGGGCACGATCGAGTGGGAGTGA